The following proteins come from a genomic window of Mycobacterium sp. DL:
- a CDS encoding phosphodiester glycosidase family protein, protein MACAVLATSVSAPVASADGARELLASAIANTRGSYLVYNFGSGFPAPMLNAGGSWYEMNNGGRLMIIKAASERLAPRLLADSHTGYQARCERDPRARTGEGLWQASEIYPPLQAWQALGQPTIAINANFFDVRGQQGGSWKSTGCSSPLGAYVDNTRGLGRTNTAVTGTLAYAGKQGLSGGNETWTALTTMIMPVAGAPYVVSPKSTDDFDAASPVIQDLIDKGTRFVAVAGLGLLAPGDTGQLNDPGPSAARTAIAYARDRDEMFVFQGGNYTPDQIQDLFRGLGSDTAVLLDGGGSSAIVLRRDTGGMWAGAGAPRGSCDTMAVLCDSRERAQPAWLGFN, encoded by the coding sequence ATGGCCTGCGCCGTGCTCGCGACCTCCGTGAGCGCTCCCGTCGCGTCGGCGGACGGAGCGCGCGAACTCCTGGCGTCCGCGATCGCGAACACCCGCGGCTCCTACCTCGTCTACAACTTCGGCAGCGGATTCCCCGCCCCGATGCTCAATGCCGGGGGTTCCTGGTACGAGATGAACAACGGCGGCCGGCTGATGATCATCAAGGCGGCCTCCGAACGATTGGCCCCGCGACTGCTCGCCGACTCGCACACCGGCTATCAGGCCCGCTGCGAGCGTGATCCGCGCGCACGAACCGGCGAGGGGCTGTGGCAGGCCTCGGAGATCTACCCCCCGCTGCAGGCATGGCAGGCGCTGGGCCAACCCACGATCGCGATCAACGCCAACTTCTTCGACGTCCGCGGCCAGCAGGGCGGGTCGTGGAAGTCGACGGGCTGCAGTTCACCGCTGGGCGCCTACGTCGACAACACCCGAGGACTGGGACGCACCAACACCGCCGTGACCGGCACACTCGCCTACGCGGGCAAGCAGGGGCTGTCGGGTGGGAACGAGACCTGGACCGCGCTCACGACGATGATCATGCCGGTGGCCGGGGCGCCGTATGTCGTATCGCCGAAGAGCACCGACGACTTCGACGCCGCGTCCCCGGTCATCCAGGATCTGATCGACAAGGGCACCAGGTTCGTCGCGGTCGCCGGTCTCGGCCTGCTGGCGCCGGGTGACACCGGCCAGCTCAACGACCCGGGGCCGAGCGCGGCACGCACCGCGATCGCCTACGCCAGGGACCGCGACGAGATGTTCGTCTTCCAGGGCGGCAACTACACACCCGACCAGATCCAGGACCTGTTCCGCGGCTTGGGCAGTGACACCGCCGTGCTTCTGGACGGCGGCGGATCGTCGGCGATCGTGCTGCGCCGCGACACCGGCGGCATGTGGGCCGGAGCGGGGGCGCCGCGCGGTTCGTGCGACACGATGGCCGTGCTGT
- a CDS encoding SRPBCC family protein — protein MATVSRKFNVSPPPRVVVDYLKDFANAEKWDPGTRSCERVGTGPVAEGSYWHNVSKLFGVTAEHTFKLEELSDHKVVFIGENKSSTAVDTITVEADGAGSVITYEAELEMYGAAKLLNPVMKRAFEKRAGDTEKQMTTVLNRLAESA, from the coding sequence ATGGCAACCGTTTCACGCAAGTTCAACGTCAGCCCGCCGCCACGCGTCGTGGTCGACTACCTGAAGGACTTCGCAAACGCCGAGAAGTGGGACCCCGGAACCCGCAGTTGTGAGCGGGTCGGTACCGGCCCGGTCGCTGAGGGCTCCTATTGGCACAACGTGTCGAAGCTCTTCGGGGTGACCGCAGAGCACACCTTCAAGCTCGAGGAGCTCTCGGACCACAAAGTGGTCTTCATCGGCGAGAACAAGTCGTCGACGGCGGTCGACACCATCACCGTCGAAGCCGACGGCGCCGGATCGGTGATCACCTACGAAGCCGAGCTGGAGATGTACGGCGCGGCCAAATTGCTCAACCCCGTGATGAAGCGGGCGTTCGAGAAGCGGGCCGGGGACACCGAGAAGCAGATGACCACCGTGCTGAACCGGCTGGCGGAATCCGCTTAG